The nucleotide window ATACCTATATCAATAATTTTAAAATAAAACAAACACCATCATATGATAATTTTTTAAAAAATTATTCTTTTAAGAGCGAAAGAGAATTTCAGGAATTTTTAAAAGAACATTCAGGTTTTCAAAAACGATGTCAGAAATTAAAAATCAACAACTTACACTCTTTTCAAAAAAAATCAAAATTATTTTTTGACACTTACGAAAAAAATATTCTCTCAGAAATTATCTATCAATTATATAATCACTTCCAAAACAAAAAGGAAAACAATCTTGATCTTAAGTTTGAACGTTTTCTTTTTAAATATTTAAAAAATATTTAAAAACGGGCTGCTTTTATTTTATTGCCAGCCCGCTGTTATCCTGAGCGAAGCGAAGGATCTCATAAATATCTCAAATCTCAAAAATTAAATCTCAAATCTACATCTTAAACCTTAAATCTTTTATGAATTTTTTTTGAGGAAGTTTACCAAGTTCAACTTCATAAACCTCACTTCATAAACTTCAAACCTTATTCTTCATTTCTCGCATTCGCGAGAGATTCTTCGGCCTTCGGCCTCAGAATGACACTCTTTTTCTGTTATCCTGAGCAAAGCGAAGGATTGTTACCCTGAGCAAAGTCGAAGGGTCTCTGGACTTGTTCCAGAACCTTTTCAGAAACCCTTTCAGAAACTTTATTCTTCTTTTTTTAATTCTTCCAAGATTTTCTTTAAATCCTCTGGTAATGGTGATTCAAATTCGTAATTGATATTATCCGGACCGCGGAATTTTAATTGATGGGCATGCAAAAATAATCGCGGTGGTTTTAATTTTAAATCTTTCTTTTTCCCGCCATAAATTTTATCGCCAATCACTGGAAAACCAATAGCTGCCAAATGGACTCGAATTTGATGAGTCCGACCGGTTTTTGGAATGGCTTCTATCAAAGTTGCTCCATCATAATAAGTAAGAACTCGAAAATAAGTTTCCGCTTCCTTTGATTTGCCTTTTTGAGAAGAATTTAAAACTGCTTTTTTCTTTAAACGTTGAGTTTTTGACCAGCCAATGGGAAAATTGATAGTGCCTTCTTTTTGGGGTATTTTCCCTTTAACCAAAACTAAATATCTTTTTTCGATTTTTCTTTCTTGAAAAAGGTTTTTAAAATAAAAATAGGCCGGATTGCTTTTGGGGATAACCATTAAACCAGAAGTTTCTTTGTCCAGCCGGTGAACAATAGCCGGTCTATTTTTATCTTCACCAATTTCTTTTAAAAACGGGTATTTATCCAATAAAAAAGACAATAAAGAAGGTCCTTGATATTTTGGATTCGGCGGATAAACAACTAGCCCTGAAGGCTTATCAACAATTAAAAAATCCTGATTTTCATAAACTATTTTTGGGATTAGTTCTAACGGAAAAATAATGTCTTTTTCTTCTCGTTTAACAGAAAAATCAATTAATTGAATTGTTTCACCGCCAAAAAGCCTTTTCGCTGGTTTGATTCTTTGGTGATTAACCAAAATTTTTCCTTCCTTAATTAAAGAAACTATTTCTTGCCGAGATACGTCTTTAAAAACATTTTCTTTAAGATATTTGTCTAGTCGCTGAGGATTTTCTAAATTTTCAACAATAATTATTTTTTCCTCAATCATAAATTTTCTTCTTCCACCCTATTTTTCTTAAAAGAATTTTTAAAAGATTCCTCGTAGATATTTTTTAAAAGAGGATAAACCTGATTAATATCGTGACTGGCAATTATTTCTTTGCTTTTTAAAGAAAATTTTCTTTGAAGATTAGAATCATTAATAATTTTTAAAACCGCTGTCGCCATTTCTTCGGGGTTTAAACCATCAACTAAAAAACCATTTTCCTCATCTTTAACCAATTCCGGCAAAGCCCCTTTATTAGAAGCCACTATTGGCAAGCCACAAGCCATTGCTTCCATTGTGGCCAAGCTTTGAGCTTCAATTAAAGATGGCATTACAAATAAAGTAGCCAGCTTATAAAAACAATAAATCTCATCCGAATTTGGTTCTTTAACAGAACAAAATCTTATTCTTTCTAAAAGAGATAATTTTTCTAATTCTTTAATCATTTCTTCTTTTAATTTTCCTTCGCCAACAAACAAAAATGTTGCTTCTTGATTTTTTAAAATCAAAGGAATGCTTTTTAATAGAGTCTTTAAATTTTTTTCTTGACTAATTCGGCCAACATATAAAACAATCGGCTTATTAACAATATCTTTGAATTGATATTTTTCCAAAAAATCTTCCGTAATTTTAACCCCTTCAATTCTTTTTAAGTCAATGCCATTAGAAATTACTTGGGTTGGAATATCAGGGCTGATTTTTTTTATTTCTTCTTCAATAAAATGGCTAGGAGCAATTATTAAATCGCAATACTTATGAAAAACAGTTTGATAATAAGATTTAACAATACTTGTTGACCAATTTTTAAAAAACTTTGGAAAACCTAAATAAGACAAAGGAAATTCCAAAGAATTATGCTGAGTCATTATAACTGGAACTTGTCTTTTTTTTGCCTCACTTGCCAAAGATAAAGAAATAAAAAGAGGGTCTTGTAAATGGATTAAATCAGGCTGAAACTGATCAATAATTTTTTTGGCGTTTAATTTGGCAAAATAGCTAACTTTAGTATCTTTACCAATCGGGCTGGGATAAGAGCGTATCTTAATGAGAGAATAACCCTTTTTTGTTTTTTCAATTAAAAAATCGCCTGAATCAGAGGCAGTAATAATATAAGTTTCATAATCTTTTAAAGAGGAGAAATAACTGGCTAAGCGATCAGTAGCAACAGTTACTCCGGAAATATGGGGAGTAAAAACCTCTAAAGAATAAAAAATTTTCATAAAAATAATCGCCGATGATCAAATGTTTCGACATCGCAAGTCGTTAATTTCTAACGACTTGCGATGTCGTTAATTAAAAAGCCGAAGAATCTCTTGCGAAGGCAAAAGCACCGCCTTTTTTTCAATATTTACTAAAAATAGATAGGCGCAGAAATAATAACCATATCAAAGCATCTGGTTTTGGTGGGCGGTAGAGGACTCGAACCTCTGACCTTACGCACGTCAAGCGTACGCTCTAGCCAACTGAGCTAACCGCCCCTTTATACATTCCAATGTCCTGCTTATAAATTGAGTAAACTGGTTTTAATCGCGTGTTCCGTCTTCGACGGAAAATGCTCTTCCCCGGGCAATTAATTTTCTTCATTTTGATGATTATTTGGTCGGCATGGCAGGAATCGAACCTGCGACCCTCGCTTTATATTGATTAT belongs to Parcubacteria group bacterium ADurb.Bin159 and includes:
- the mgs gene encoding Alpha-monoglucosyldiacylglycerol synthase, encoding MKIFYSLEVFTPHISGVTVATDRLASYFSSLKDYETYIITASDSGDFLIEKTKKGYSLIKIRSYPSPIGKDTKVSYFAKLNAKKIIDQFQPDLIHLQDPLFISLSLASEAKKRQVPVIMTQHNSLEFPLSYLGFPKFFKNWSTSIVKSYYQTVFHKYCDLIIAPSHFIEEEIKKISPDIPTQVISNGIDLKRIEGVKITEDFLEKYQFKDIVNKPIVLYVGRISQEKNLKTLLKSIPLILKNQEATFLFVGEGKLKEEMIKELEKLSLLERIRFCSVKEPNSDEIYCFYKLATLFVMPSLIEAQSLATMEAMACGLPIVASNKGALPELVKDEENGFLVDGLNPEEMATAVLKIINDSNLQRKFSLKSKEIIASHDINQVYPLLKNIYEESFKNSFKKNRVEEENL
- the rluD_2 gene encoding Ribosomal large subunit pseudouridine synthase D; protein product: MIEEKIIIVENLENPQRLDKYLKENVFKDVSRQEIVSLIKEGKILVNHQRIKPAKRLFGGETIQLIDFSVKREEKDIIFPLELIPKIVYENQDFLIVDKPSGLVVYPPNPKYQGPSLLSFLLDKYPFLKEIGEDKNRPAIVHRLDKETSGLMVIPKSNPAYFYFKNLFQERKIEKRYLVLVKGKIPQKEGTINFPIGWSKTQRLKKKAVLNSSQKGKSKEAETYFRVLTYYDGATLIEAIPKTGRTHQIRVHLAAIGFPVIGDKIYGGKKKDLKLKPPRLFLHAHQLKFRGPDNINYEFESPLPEDLKKILEELKKEE